The Phoenix dactylifera cultivar Barhee BC4 chromosome 15, palm_55x_up_171113_PBpolish2nd_filt_p, whole genome shotgun sequence genome contains a region encoding:
- the LOC103722294 gene encoding dnAJ-like protein slr0093, with amino-acid sequence MWWEWEEFREEAEEEQEDSPIDFDFLSLLSKPKDYYRILEVDYDATEETIRSNFIRLALKWHPDKKKGEESATSKFQEINEAYKVLSDPVKRREYDKKGVLYTQDCNVTDYLNRNKGLILTCNGLGVRYPIW; translated from the exons ATGTGGTGGGAGTGGGAAGAGTTCAGAGAAGAAGCCGAAGAAGAGCAAGAAGACTCTCCCATAGATTTCGATTTCCTCTCCCTCTTATCCAAGCCAAAG GATTACTACAGAATACTGGAAGTTGATTATGATGCTACTGAAGAAACCATTAGGTCCAACTTCATTCGTTTAGCATTG AAATGGCATCCGGATAAGAAAAAAGGAGAGGAAAGTGCAACTTCAAAATTCCAAGAGATAAATGAGGCATACAAGG TTCTAAGCGATCCTGTTAAAAGGCGAGAGTATGATAAGAAGGGGGTTCTGTATACTCAAGATTGCAATGTCACT GATTATCTGAATCGAAACAAGGGCTTGATATTGACATGCAATGGCCTCGGTGTCAGATATCCTATATGGTAA
- the LOC103722301 gene encoding protein CURVATURE THYLAKOID 1D, chloroplastic-like, with the protein MELCGPPRFLPTLPRCRDFAANPSLPLPLPLLLPRPSPALSSRRPLAFRSTRGWRATDPEETSTSVVSKELGTESDEEAPKKVEADSFQVGSTEEEAPSSGDEQSKAAEFLSKLNLKLDSEDTYTIVIYGTGALVALWISSAVVSALDSLPVFPKVMEIVGLAFTIWFSSRYLIFKENRDEFFAKIDDLKEQVLGPSDD; encoded by the exons ATGGAGCTCTGCGGCCCTCCTCGCTTTCTCCCGACCCTCCCCCGCTGCCGCGATTTCGCTGCCAACccttctcttcccctccccctccccctcctcctccctcgcCCATCCCCTGCTCTCTCTTCGAGGAGACCCCTCGCCTTCCGCTCGACGCGAG GATGGAGGGCCACGGATCCGGAGGAGACCTCGACGAGTGTTGTTTCGAAGGAGCTTGGGACGGAGTCGGATGAGGAGGCGCCGAAGAAGGTAGAAGCGGATTCCTTTCAAGTGGGTTCTACGGAGGAAGAAGCTCCTTCCTCTGGGGACGAGCAGAGCAAGGCCGCGGAATTTTTGAGCAAGCTCAATCTCAAG TTGGACTCTGAAGACACGTACACCATCGTTATTTATGGAACTGGTGCTCTGGTTGCTCTTTGGATATCATCTGCTGTTGTTTCTGCACTCGATTCGCTTCCTGTT TTCCCAAAGGTGATGGAAATTGTTGGTCTTGCCTTCACAATCTGGTTCAGCTCTCGATATTTGATCTTTAAG GAGAACAGGGATGAATTTTTTGCGAAGATTGATGATCTCAAGGAGCAGGTTTTAGGGCCTAGTGATGATTAA
- the LOC103699547 gene encoding high mobility group B protein 1-like, whose translation MFLYFRKVGKRKAAIKADKSSKRQAKKEKKAEKDPNKPKRPPSAFFVFLEEFRKQYKQEHPNVKAVSVVGKAGGEKWKSLSDAEKAPYEAKAAKRKSEYEKQMSAYNKKQESATDDGDEESDRSKSEVNNEDEEESGEEEEDEDED comes from the exons ATGTTTCTCTATTTCAGGAAGGTTGGGAAACGCAAGGCTGCTATTAAGGCAGATAAGAGTAGCAAAAGACAGgccaagaaggaaaaaaaggccGAAAAAGATCCTAACAAACCAAAGAGGCCTCCTAGTGCTTTCTTTGTTTTCCT TGAAGAGTTCAGGAAACAATACAAGCAGGAACATCCCAATGTGAAGGCTGTCTCAGTT GTTGGTAAAGCTGGAGGAGAGAAGTGGAAATCATTGTCTGATGCT GAGAAAGCTCCATATGAAGCCAAAGCTGCAAAAAGGAAGAGTGAATACGAAAAGCAAATGTCTGCCTACAACAAGAAACAA GAAAGTGCGACTGATGACGGTGATGAGGAATCTGATAGGTCAAAGTCTGAAGTCAATAATGAGGATGAAGAGGAAAGTGGAGAG gaggaggaagatgaGGATGAGGATTGA